One region of Suncus etruscus isolate mSunEtr1 chromosome 5, mSunEtr1.pri.cur, whole genome shotgun sequence genomic DNA includes:
- the LOC126009188 gene encoding DNA-directed RNA polymerase II subunit RPB7-like, which produces MFYHISLEHEILLHPCYFGPSLLNIVKQKLFTEVEGTCTGKYGFVIAVTTIDNIGAGVIQPGRGFVLYPVKNKAIVFRPFKGELVDAIVTQVNKVGLFTEIGPMSCFISRHSIPSEMEFDPNSNPPCYKTMDEDIVIQQEDDIRLKIVGTRVYKNDIFAIGSLMDDYLGLVS; this is translated from the coding sequence ATGTTCTACCACATCTCCCTGGAACATGAGATCCTGCTGCACCCGTGCTACTTTGGTCCCAGCCTGCTCAACATCGTGAAGCAGAAGCTTTTCACCGAAGTGGAGGGCACCTGCACAGGCAAGTATGGCTTTGTGATTGCCGTCACCACCATTGACAACATTGGTGCTGGTGTGATCCAGCCAGGCCGAGGATTTGTCCTGTATCCAGTCAAGAACAAGGCCATTGTTTTCCGGCCCTTTAAAGGAGAGCTTGTGGATGCCATCGTCACCCAGGTTAACAAGGTCGGACTCTTCACTGAAATTGGACCCATGTCCTGCTTCATCTCGCGACATTCCATCCCGTCAGAGATGGAGTTTGATCCTAATTCCAACCCCCCATGTTACAAGACTATGGATGAGGACATTGTTATTCAGCAGGAAGATGATATTCGGCTGAAAATCGTGGGCACCCGTGTGTACAAGAATGACATTTTTGCGATTGGCTCTCTGATGGATGATTACTTGGGGCTTGTGAGCTGA